Proteins encoded together in one Ciona intestinalis chromosome 1, KH, whole genome shotgun sequence window:
- the LOC100183240 gene encoding tRNA selenocysteine 1-associated protein 1-like isoform X1, translating to MSRSLWMGDLEPYMDETFVNKAFLQVSQPVSVKVIRRKDNGLPAGYCFIEFPSEAEAERVLKLVNGTTINGSNPPKRFRLNRSQAGKMWDIGPSFSIFVGDLDATVTDDKLEDFFLKRYRSVKGAKIMYEEGGISRGYGFVRFSDEAEQKRALQEMQGIRGLGAKPIRVSVATPKGKMAPSTNSSTTDTTTASIPTAYDDATAYAQQLLQMQQYTDQYKYYQQYCDYYNYQQQYSYYQQQAQNSQAYARANVEQYASTEHYQASRLHQQENNNNKLEDPNPAFNKEFENAAYIAQKTLLIDCLGSHWQPIDSYTSKIPSYSIRS from the exons ATGTCAAGATCACTGTGGATGGGAGAC TTGGAGCCGTATATGGACGAGACttttgtaaacaaagcatTTCTGCAAGTAAGCCAACCTGTGTCCGTGAAAGTTATCAGAAG GAAGGACAATGGCCTGCCAGcgggttattgttttatagaGTTCCCAAGTGAAGCTGAAGCTGAGAGAGTGCTGAAACTTGTCAACGGAACAACCATTAATGGAAGTAATCCT CCAAAGAGATTTCGACTGAACAGATCTCAAGCTGGGAAAATGTGGGATATTGG ACCAtcattttcaatatttgttgGTGACCTCGATGCCACAGTAACAGATGATAAACTAGAAGACTTTTTCTTGAAGAGATATCGCTCGGTGAAAGGGGCAAAGATAATGTATGAAGAAGGAGGGATTTCAAG AGGATATGGATTTGTTCGGTTTAGTGATGAAGCTGAACAGAAAAGAGCTTTACAAGAAATGCAAGGGATTAGGGGTCTTGGGGCAAAACCTATTCGTGTTAGTGTCGCTACACCAAAAGG AAAAATGGCCCCAAGTACCAACAGTAGCACAACAGACACAACCACTGCCAGTATACCTACAGCTTATGATGATGCTACAGCATACGcacaacagttgttacaaaTGCAGCAATACACTGACCAGTATAAATACTACCAACAGTATTGTGACTATTACAACTATCAG CAACAATACAGCTACTACCAACAGCAAGCACAAAACAGCCAGGCATATGCGAGAGCTAATGTTGAGCAATATGCTTCAACCGAGCACTATCAAGCCAGCAGGTTGCACCAGcaagaaaacaacaacaataaactTGAGG ACCCCAATCCTGCATTCAACAAAGAATTCGAAAACGCTGCATACATTGCCCAAAAGACTTTACTAATTGATTGTCTAGGTAGCCACTGGCAACCAATAGACTCCTATACTTCTAAAATCCCAAGTTATAGCATTAGATCCTGA
- the LOC100176998 gene encoding plant intracellular Ras-group-related LRR protein 7-like, with protein MNVGTYEGSCWSNRPHETLSIFDLRKDRARKSKIPIPSGKHRKNSPRNDYSPTQVYPDKVLVDNSETRIPVFANTAGRLKTDRSTMPIRTNNMQEKLALRARVRQKSPSSSTTKECPNKKKKTMKLRGLELAEIPMEIFRLSDLESLFLSPERESCLSYKLPYVPKEIGKLQSLQTLVLDTNELESIPEEISCLKQLKALTLSNNCLTELPNGFSNLENLTSLHLANNRFCSLPVSVCHLSNLGFLDITDNDLDLVPEEIGMLAESLHTLLLFMNKIEKLPSSFSTLTNLTCLWLGENCLKELPRDFGELFRLDWGSRPCSSNIAGNPLVRPPMDVCQLGVYAIRKYFHEDMEADGTSTVT; from the exons ATGAATGTTGGAACTTACGAAGGTTCGTGTTGGTCAAACAGACCTCATGAAACCTTAAGTATATTTGATCTTCGTAAAGACAGAGCACGTAAAAGCAAGATACCTATTCCCTCTGGAAAACACCGCAAGAATAGCCCGAGAAATGATTATAGCCCAACACAGGTGTATCCAGATAAGGTGTTAGTCGACAATAGCGAAACCCGTATACCAGTTTTTGCAAATACTGCTGGTCGACTAAAGACAGACAGATCAACTATGCCCATTCGAACAAATAACATGCAAGAAAAACTTGCTTTACGTGCACGAGTTCGGCAGAAAAGTCCATCGAgttcaacaacaaaagaatgcccaaataaaaagaagaaaacaatGAAGTTGAGAGGTTTGGAACTTGCTGAAATACCTATGGAGATATTCCGTTTATCGGATTTGGAATCACTATTCCTGAGTCCCGAAAGGGAATCTTGCCTAAGT TATAAGCTTCCATACGTGCCGAAAGAAATTGGGAAACTTCAAAGCCTACAAACCCTAGTGTTGGACACAAACGAGCTTGAGAGCATTCCAGAAGAAATTTCATGTTTGAAACAACTAAAAGCTTTAACTCTGAGCAACAACTGTTTAACCGAGCTACCGAACGGCTTTTCTAATTTAGAGAACTTGACAAGTTTACACTTGGCAAACAACAG GTTCTGTTCACTCCCGGTTTCTGTCTGTCATTTATCCAATCTCGGGTTCCTAGATATCACCGACAACGATTTAGATTTAGTTCCTGAAGAAATAGGAATGCTTGCAGAATCTCTACATACACTGCTGCTCTTTatgaataaaattgaaaaactacCAAGCTCCTTTTCAACTTTAACAAACCTGACTTGTCTCTGGCTCG GAGAAAACTGCCTTAAAGAACTGCCACGTGACTTTGGTGAGCTGTTTCGACTTGACTGGGGTTCCAGACCCTGTTCATCCAATATTGCGGGAAATCCGCTTGTTCGACCGCCAATGGACGTCTGTCAGTTAGGCGTTTACGCAATTAGAAAATACTTTCACGAAGATATGGAAGCTGATGGTACATCTACTGTCACATGA
- the LOC100183240 gene encoding tRNA selenocysteine 1-associated protein 1-like isoform X2 codes for MDETFVNKAFLQVSQPVSVKVIRRKDNGLPAGYCFIEFPSEAEAERVLKLVNGTTINGSNPPKRFRLNRSQAGKMWDIGPSFSIFVGDLDATVTDDKLEDFFLKRYRSVKGAKIMYEEGGISRGYGFVRFSDEAEQKRALQEMQGIRGLGAKPIRVSVATPKGKMAPSTNSSTTDTTTASIPTAYDDATAYAQQLLQMQQYTDQYKYYQQYCDYYNYQQQYSYYQQQAQNSQAYARANVEQYASTEHYQASRLHQQENNNNKLEDPNPAFNKEFENAAYIAQKTLLIDCLGSHWQPIDSYTSKIPSYSIRS; via the exons ATGGACGAGACttttgtaaacaaagcatTTCTGCAAGTAAGCCAACCTGTGTCCGTGAAAGTTATCAGAAG GAAGGACAATGGCCTGCCAGcgggttattgttttatagaGTTCCCAAGTGAAGCTGAAGCTGAGAGAGTGCTGAAACTTGTCAACGGAACAACCATTAATGGAAGTAATCCT CCAAAGAGATTTCGACTGAACAGATCTCAAGCTGGGAAAATGTGGGATATTGG ACCAtcattttcaatatttgttgGTGACCTCGATGCCACAGTAACAGATGATAAACTAGAAGACTTTTTCTTGAAGAGATATCGCTCGGTGAAAGGGGCAAAGATAATGTATGAAGAAGGAGGGATTTCAAG AGGATATGGATTTGTTCGGTTTAGTGATGAAGCTGAACAGAAAAGAGCTTTACAAGAAATGCAAGGGATTAGGGGTCTTGGGGCAAAACCTATTCGTGTTAGTGTCGCTACACCAAAAGG AAAAATGGCCCCAAGTACCAACAGTAGCACAACAGACACAACCACTGCCAGTATACCTACAGCTTATGATGATGCTACAGCATACGcacaacagttgttacaaaTGCAGCAATACACTGACCAGTATAAATACTACCAACAGTATTGTGACTATTACAACTATCAG CAACAATACAGCTACTACCAACAGCAAGCACAAAACAGCCAGGCATATGCGAGAGCTAATGTTGAGCAATATGCTTCAACCGAGCACTATCAAGCCAGCAGGTTGCACCAGcaagaaaacaacaacaataaactTGAGG ACCCCAATCCTGCATTCAACAAAGAATTCGAAAACGCTGCATACATTGCCCAAAAGACTTTACTAATTGATTGTCTAGGTAGCCACTGGCAACCAATAGACTCCTATACTTCTAAAATCCCAAGTTATAGCATTAGATCCTGA